From a single Stackebrandtia endophytica genomic region:
- a CDS encoding NUDIX hydrolase, whose amino-acid sequence MAETFDRFAVTVDLVILTVQRDTLNVLTVTRANPPFQGRIALPGGFVEATENLITAAVRELAEETGLSQDVGHLEQLASYGDPDRDPRGRVITVAYLALLADPPAPVAASDAADAQWLAVEPLLADPSALAFDHHRILTDGVERARSKLEYSSLAVQFCPTEFTIAALRRIYEAVWGTTVDPRNFHRKVTGTPGFVVATDRYTDGDRGRPARLYQAGPASQLHPPLLRR is encoded by the coding sequence ATGGCCGAAACGTTCGACAGGTTCGCCGTCACCGTCGACCTGGTCATATTGACTGTACAGCGGGACACCCTCAACGTGCTGACCGTGACGAGGGCGAATCCGCCGTTCCAGGGCCGCATCGCGCTGCCGGGTGGATTCGTCGAAGCCACCGAGAACCTGATCACCGCCGCGGTCCGGGAACTGGCGGAGGAGACCGGGCTGTCACAGGATGTCGGGCACCTCGAACAGTTGGCCAGTTACGGTGATCCCGACCGCGACCCCCGGGGACGGGTCATCACGGTCGCGTACCTGGCGCTGCTCGCGGATCCGCCGGCTCCGGTGGCGGCCAGCGACGCCGCCGATGCGCAGTGGCTCGCCGTCGAACCGCTGCTGGCGGATCCGTCGGCGTTGGCGTTCGACCATCACCGGATCCTCACCGACGGCGTGGAACGGGCCCGATCCAAACTGGAGTACTCATCGCTGGCGGTGCAGTTCTGTCCAACGGAGTTCACGATCGCCGCACTGCGTCGCATCTACGAAGCGGTGTGGGGAACCACCGTCGATCCTCGCAACTTCCATCGCAAGGTCACCGGGACACCCGGGTTCGTGGTCGCCACCGACCGCTACACCGACGGGGACCGGGGCCGACCGGCGCGGCTGTATCAGGCGGGTCCGGCCAGTCAGCTTCACCCGCCGCTGCTTCGACGGTGA
- a CDS encoding MerR family transcriptional regulator, with protein sequence MRIGELSRRTGVSHRSLRYYEEQGLLVSERTPRGHRLYPPAAVDRVIRIQELYAAGLCSGKIYHLLPCMRDSDGGPAVTATPWLVNELIAERHRIEQTIRDLERSRDVLDEVIDTAAGR encoded by the coding sequence ATGCGCATCGGGGAACTGTCCCGTCGTACCGGGGTGAGCCATCGATCGCTGCGCTACTACGAGGAACAGGGCCTGCTGGTCTCCGAGCGTACGCCGCGTGGTCATCGTCTCTATCCCCCGGCGGCGGTCGACCGGGTGATCCGAATCCAGGAGTTGTACGCGGCGGGCCTGTGCAGCGGGAAGATTTATCACCTGTTGCCGTGCATGCGTGACAGCGACGGTGGTCCCGCCGTGACGGCCACCCCGTGGTTGGTCAACGAACTCATCGCCGAACGGCACCGCATCGAACAGACGATCCGGGACCTGGAACGATCGCGCGACGTCCTCGACGAGGTCATCGACACCGCTGCGGGACGCTGA
- a CDS encoding alkene reductase — protein sequence MSESALLSPYRGTTLDLPNRIVMAPMTRYRATESGVPLPIVADYYAQRADAGLIVTEGISPSQRGQSDWKIPTLESSEHVAGWRAVTEAVHAAGGRIYAQLMHGGRKGHPLARVRGDIPAGPSAVMVDELVHTPAGKVDPVTPRAMTGDDIAQAIQDHIDAANNAMAAGFDGVELHGANSYLIHQFLADNTNLRTDRYGRGTIVDNIRFAVEVTTAVTAAIGAHRTAVRLSPGNPQFSMAEADPAPVYRALVTELNRLGLSYLHLTDNDDYPSLADLAPRWDGTLIANVGENRDATTVAAAEAALALPGIDLVSVGRAYIANPDFVDRVAVGAPMNTIDAAHLYTPTAVGYTDYPRLATVTA from the coding sequence ATGAGCGAATCAGCACTGTTGTCGCCGTACCGCGGCACCACCCTGGACCTGCCCAATCGCATCGTCATGGCACCCATGACCCGGTACCGCGCCACCGAATCGGGTGTACCGCTGCCGATCGTGGCCGACTACTACGCCCAGCGCGCCGACGCCGGCCTCATCGTCACCGAAGGCATCTCGCCCAGCCAGCGGGGCCAGAGCGACTGGAAGATCCCCACATTGGAGTCAAGCGAGCACGTCGCCGGTTGGCGCGCCGTCACCGAGGCGGTGCACGCCGCCGGCGGACGGATCTACGCGCAACTGATGCACGGCGGCCGCAAGGGGCACCCGCTGGCACGAGTCCGGGGCGACATCCCGGCCGGACCGTCGGCGGTCATGGTCGATGAGTTGGTGCACACCCCGGCGGGGAAGGTGGACCCGGTCACGCCCCGCGCCATGACCGGCGACGACATAGCGCAGGCGATCCAGGATCACATCGACGCCGCGAACAACGCGATGGCGGCGGGTTTCGACGGCGTCGAACTCCACGGTGCCAACAGTTACCTCATTCACCAGTTCCTCGCCGACAACACCAATCTGCGCACCGACCGCTACGGACGCGGCACGATCGTCGACAACATCCGCTTCGCCGTCGAGGTCACCACCGCCGTCACCGCCGCAATCGGCGCGCATCGCACGGCGGTGCGGCTCTCGCCGGGCAACCCGCAGTTCAGCATGGCCGAGGCCGACCCGGCGCCGGTGTATCGCGCCCTGGTCACCGAACTCAACCGCCTCGGTCTGTCCTATCTGCACCTCACCGACAACGACGACTACCCGTCGCTGGCGGATCTGGCGCCTCGCTGGGACGGCACACTGATCGCCAACGTGGGGGAGAACCGTGACGCCACGACGGTCGCGGCGGCCGAGGCGGCGCTGGCCCTTCCCGGGATCGACCTGGTGTCGGTCGGCCGGGCCTACATCGCCAACCCCGACTTCGTCGACCGGGTCGCGGTGGGCGCACCGATGAACACCATCGACGCCGCCCACCTGTACACCCCGACCGCGGTCGGGTACACCGACTATCCCCGTCTGGCCACGGTCACGGCCTGA
- a CDS encoding phosphatase PAP2 family protein, with protein sequence MIRPLDRAAKIVTDVLAPWVVIIVACGLVAADATGTIGGTLLWGSLVAVFTSVIPMGVIAWGIRRGRISDVHVRHRSQRIKPLAGIALSATAGLTLMWLMKAPGTVVALSWALAIGVLTTGVITVFWKISFHTAVSSATAVVIGFLFGGGWAITAIAVVATIGWSRVRLGDHTVAQVLAGAAWGAAIALAVFGMSPR encoded by the coding sequence GTGATTCGACCCCTCGACCGTGCCGCCAAAATCGTCACCGACGTCCTCGCACCGTGGGTGGTCATCATCGTCGCGTGTGGACTAGTCGCCGCCGATGCCACCGGAACCATCGGCGGCACCCTGCTGTGGGGCAGCCTGGTCGCGGTATTCACCTCGGTGATCCCGATGGGCGTCATCGCCTGGGGGATCCGACGCGGCCGTATTTCCGATGTCCACGTTCGACACCGGTCGCAGCGGATCAAACCGCTGGCAGGGATCGCGCTGTCGGCGACCGCCGGGTTGACGCTCATGTGGCTGATGAAGGCACCGGGCACCGTCGTGGCGTTGAGTTGGGCATTGGCCATCGGGGTTCTCACCACCGGCGTCATCACCGTGTTCTGGAAGATCTCGTTCCACACCGCGGTCTCCTCTGCCACGGCCGTGGTCATCGGCTTCCTGTTCGGCGGGGGATGGGCCATCACCGCGATCGCGGTGGTGGCCACGATAGGTTGGTCACGGGTACGACTGGGCGACCATACGGTCGCGCAGGTGCTGGCGGGGGCGGCCTGGGGCGCCGCCATCGCGTTGGCCGTTTTCGGGATGTCACCCCGCTAG
- a CDS encoding DUF4097 family beta strand repeat-containing protein encodes MPTFDTPRPIQVDIDVYVANVTVTAEDRADTVITVDPTDPGNASDVETAEQTRVELSNDVVTVKGPKLRAYVLPTNKSRAIDISVTVPTGSTVTGSAPMMTFRSTGRLGACEVKSGMGNIAVDRAGPVKLRTVGDIHVDEAAGDAKLSTSSGRLRIGHVGGNLHTKNSNGATVVGSVDGNVKIRSSNGDITVTTADGDVEAVSALGNIRVGELRRGDCDLKTATGEIEIGIGEGTAAWIEAHSGFGAIRNQLTDATQPAPGEPTVKVRARNSYGDIVIRRSEI; translated from the coding sequence ATGCCGACCTTCGACACCCCGCGACCGATCCAAGTGGACATCGATGTCTACGTCGCCAACGTGACGGTCACCGCCGAGGACCGCGCCGACACCGTGATCACCGTTGATCCCACCGACCCCGGCAACGCCTCCGACGTCGAGACCGCCGAGCAGACTCGGGTGGAACTGTCCAACGACGTCGTCACCGTCAAGGGCCCCAAGCTGCGGGCCTATGTCCTACCCACCAACAAGTCCCGCGCGATCGACATATCCGTGACCGTTCCAACCGGCTCCACCGTGACCGGTTCGGCGCCGATGATGACGTTCCGCAGCACCGGCCGGCTTGGAGCGTGCGAGGTCAAGTCGGGGATGGGCAACATCGCCGTCGACCGGGCCGGACCGGTGAAGCTGCGGACCGTCGGCGACATCCACGTCGACGAGGCGGCCGGTGACGCGAAACTGTCCACCAGTTCGGGACGGCTGCGGATCGGGCACGTCGGCGGGAATCTCCACACCAAGAACTCCAACGGTGCCACCGTCGTCGGTTCGGTCGACGGCAACGTCAAGATCCGCTCCTCCAACGGCGACATAACGGTCACGACGGCGGACGGCGACGTCGAGGCGGTCAGCGCCCTCGGCAACATCCGCGTCGGTGAACTGCGTCGGGGAGACTGCGACCTCAAGACCGCGACCGGCGAGATCGAGATCGGTATCGGTGAGGGCACTGCGGCGTGGATCGAGGCTCATTCGGGCTTCGGAGCCATCCGCAACCAGTTGACCGACGCGACGCAGCCCGCACCGGGCGAGCCCACCGTCAAGGTCCGGGCCCGCAACTCCTACGGCGACATAGTGATCCGACGATCAGAGATCTGA
- a CDS encoding ATP-binding cassette domain-containing protein, translated as MTIAISASGLRKSFGDKTVLDGIDLAITSGSVFALLGPNGAGKTTTVKILSTLVKPDGGTATVAGHDLATDPKGVRSAIGVTGQFSAVDGLMTGEENLMLMADLHHLNRRQARRTTAELLHRFDIADAANKPANTYSGGMKRRLDLAMTLVGSPRIIFLDEPTTGLDPRSRRGMWQIVEELVSDGVTIFLTTQYLEEADQLADHIAVLDGGRLVAEGTSQELKRRIPGGHVVLHFADDAAVTAATGILTGAIRDGNNHTLRVPGDGSIAALRGLLDQLDAASIDVGELSVHTPDLDDVFLALTGQSQPETTR; from the coding sequence ATGACTATCGCGATATCCGCCTCGGGACTGCGCAAGTCCTTCGGTGACAAGACGGTGCTCGACGGCATCGATCTGGCGATTACCTCGGGCAGCGTATTCGCGTTGCTCGGCCCCAACGGCGCGGGAAAGACCACCACCGTCAAGATATTGTCCACACTGGTCAAACCTGACGGGGGCACGGCGACGGTGGCCGGACACGACCTGGCGACCGACCCGAAGGGAGTGCGCTCCGCGATCGGAGTGACCGGCCAGTTCTCCGCCGTCGACGGCTTGATGACCGGCGAGGAGAACCTGATGCTGATGGCCGACCTGCATCATCTGAACCGGCGACAGGCTCGCCGGACCACCGCCGAACTGCTCCACAGGTTCGACATCGCCGACGCCGCGAACAAACCCGCCAACACCTACTCGGGCGGCATGAAACGGCGGCTCGACCTGGCGATGACCCTGGTGGGGTCACCCCGCATCATCTTCCTCGACGAACCGACCACCGGTCTCGACCCCCGCAGCCGACGCGGTATGTGGCAGATCGTCGAGGAGCTGGTGTCCGACGGCGTGACGATCTTCCTCACCACCCAGTACCTGGAGGAGGCCGACCAACTGGCCGACCACATCGCCGTCCTCGACGGCGGACGCCTCGTCGCCGAGGGCACGTCACAGGAACTCAAACGACGCATCCCCGGTGGACACGTCGTCCTCCACTTCGCCGACGACGCGGCGGTCACCGCCGCCACCGGGATCCTCACCGGCGCGATCCGCGACGGCAACAACCACACCCTGCGAGTCCCCGGCGACGGCAGCATCGCCGCGCTGCGCGGCCTGCTCGACCAACTGGACGCCGCGTCGATCGACGTCGGCGAACTGTCCGTCCACACCCCCGACCTGGATGACGTCTTCCTGGCGTTGACCGGACAATCACAACCGGAGACCACCCGATGA
- a CDS encoding ABC transporter permease, with translation MSTLLYPLRDSATMLRRNLLHVRRYPSMTVQLIGTPIVLLLLFVYVFGGTMGAGLPGASGGRAEYLAYIIPGIMLMTAATVAQGTAISVSMDMTEGIVARFRTMSISRGSIFTGHVLGSTIQSVISVAVVVGVAMLLGYRPATNGFGWLGAVGVMALGGFALAWITTAIGMISKNIEIASSLPMPLMMLPFLGSGFVPTDSMPTGLRWFAEYQPFTPMMESLRGFLTGQPDTAATWATVAWCLGLSLVGYLWSRSRFESASAT, from the coding sequence ATGAGCACCCTGCTGTATCCACTGCGCGATTCGGCGACGATGCTTCGCCGGAACCTGCTGCACGTCAGGCGATACCCGTCCATGACGGTGCAACTGATCGGCACACCGATCGTGCTTCTGCTGCTGTTCGTCTACGTCTTCGGCGGCACCATGGGGGCGGGGCTGCCAGGGGCGTCGGGCGGCCGCGCCGAGTATCTGGCCTACATCATTCCCGGGATCATGCTGATGACCGCCGCGACGGTGGCGCAGGGTACCGCGATCTCGGTGTCCATGGACATGACCGAGGGCATCGTCGCCCGATTCCGCACCATGTCCATCTCCCGCGGGTCCATTTTCACCGGTCACGTCCTGGGCTCCACCATCCAGTCGGTGATCAGTGTCGCCGTCGTCGTCGGTGTGGCGATGCTGCTGGGGTATCGACCCGCCACGAACGGATTCGGGTGGCTGGGTGCCGTCGGAGTGATGGCGTTGGGCGGGTTCGCGCTGGCCTGGATCACCACCGCGATCGGCATGATCAGCAAAAACATCGAAATAGCGAGCAGCCTGCCGATGCCGCTGATGATGCTGCCGTTCCTGGGAAGCGGATTCGTTCCCACCGACTCGATGCCGACCGGACTGCGCTGGTTCGCCGAGTACCAACCGTTCACCCCGATGATGGAGTCGTTGCGCGGCTTCCTCACCGGACAACCCGACACCGCTGCTACCTGGGCCACCGTCGCCTGGTGTCTGGGACTCTCCCTGGTCGGCTACCTGTGGTCCCGGAGTCGGTTCGAGAGTGCCTCGGCGACCTGA
- a CDS encoding methionine/alanine import family NSS transporter small subunit gives MTPTAIIMMVISLVTIWGGLVVAILLLRRQPEHPESDGD, from the coding sequence ATGACTCCCACCGCGATCATCATGATGGTCATCTCGCTGGTGACGATTTGGGGCGGCCTCGTCGTCGCGATCCTGTTGCTGCGTCGTCAACCGGAACATCCGGAATCCGACGGCGATTGA
- a CDS encoding sodium-dependent transporter: MVAQAREQWGTRAGFILAAVGSAIGLGNIWRFPDTAFKAGGGSFLVPYIIALLTAAIPLLIMEYAIGHKNRASPPLAFRRVSRSLQPIGWWQTAICVVIACYYATIIAWAIRYVFFALDQSWSGAPDTATFFTEFVGVEAAGETPSLVPGVAVPAILVWIATLVILGLGIRKGIEIASKIFIPLLIVVFGCLVVWSLTLEGAVDGLNAFFTPDWSRLFDTNVWLLVYGQLFFSLSVGFGIMVTYASYLRRRADLSGPALVAGFANSSFEILAGIGVFAALGFMAASQGTTVEQVVADGVGLAFFSFPTIISELPFGSVGNGLFGVLFFGSLVIAGFTSLVSIVQVVISTVQDRLGTGRWFTVAVVGVPMAVVSVGLFASTQGLNFLDVADHYINHYGIAAAAFVSLVIVAVLLRKLPQLRDHLNRYSSIKVGWWWFITLGVLTPIGLGAVLIHSLIGEFQNPYGEGEYSNAFLFWSGWVVAIGAFVFGIVMSLIPWRNADRIETESISKEGSA, translated from the coding sequence CTGGTGGCACAGGCACGCGAACAATGGGGTACTCGGGCGGGTTTCATCCTCGCCGCGGTCGGGTCCGCCATCGGGCTGGGCAACATCTGGCGGTTTCCGGACACCGCGTTCAAAGCCGGTGGCGGCAGCTTCCTCGTGCCGTACATCATCGCGTTGTTGACCGCCGCGATCCCGTTGTTGATCATGGAATACGCGATCGGCCATAAGAACCGGGCGTCTCCGCCGTTGGCGTTTCGACGGGTGTCGAGGTCGTTGCAGCCGATCGGGTGGTGGCAGACCGCGATCTGTGTGGTCATCGCGTGCTACTACGCCACGATCATCGCGTGGGCGATCCGGTACGTCTTCTTCGCGTTGGACCAGAGTTGGAGCGGGGCACCGGACACCGCGACGTTCTTCACCGAGTTCGTGGGTGTGGAGGCCGCCGGTGAAACGCCGTCGTTGGTGCCCGGTGTGGCGGTCCCGGCGATCCTGGTGTGGATCGCGACCCTGGTGATCCTCGGGTTGGGTATCCGCAAGGGCATCGAGATCGCCAGCAAGATCTTCATTCCACTGTTGATAGTGGTGTTCGGTTGCCTGGTGGTGTGGTCGTTGACCCTGGAGGGGGCGGTCGACGGCTTGAACGCCTTCTTCACCCCGGACTGGTCGCGCCTGTTCGACACGAATGTCTGGCTGTTGGTGTACGGCCAGTTGTTCTTCTCGCTGTCGGTCGGTTTCGGCATCATGGTGACCTACGCGTCGTATCTGCGGCGCCGCGCCGACCTGTCGGGTCCGGCGTTGGTCGCCGGGTTCGCGAACAGTTCGTTCGAGATCCTCGCCGGTATCGGTGTCTTCGCGGCCCTGGGGTTCATGGCCGCGTCCCAGGGCACCACGGTGGAGCAGGTGGTGGCCGACGGCGTCGGGTTGGCGTTCTTCAGTTTCCCGACGATCATCTCGGAGTTGCCGTTCGGTTCGGTCGGCAACGGCCTGTTCGGGGTGTTGTTCTTCGGTTCGCTGGTCATCGCCGGTTTCACGTCGCTGGTGAGCATCGTCCAGGTGGTCATCTCGACGGTTCAGGACCGGTTGGGGACCGGCCGGTGGTTCACCGTCGCGGTGGTGGGCGTACCGATGGCGGTGGTGTCGGTGGGATTGTTCGCCTCGACGCAGGGACTCAACTTCCTCGACGTCGCCGACCACTACATCAACCACTATGGAATCGCTGCGGCCGCGTTCGTGTCGCTGGTGATCGTCGCGGTGCTGTTGCGTAAGCTGCCGCAGTTGCGTGACCATCTCAACCGGTACTCGTCGATCAAGGTGGGCTGGTGGTGGTTCATCACTCTGGGCGTGTTGACACCGATCGGGTTGGGCGCGGTCCTGATCCACAGTCTGATCGGCGAGTTCCAGAACCCGTACGGTGAGGGTGAGTACTCGAATGCGTTCCTGTTCTGGTCGGGCTGGGTCGTGGCGATCGGGGCATTCGTGTTCGGCATCGTCATGTCGTTGATCCCGTGGCGCAACGCCGATCGGATCGAGACCGAATCGATCAGTAAGGAGGGGTCGGCATGA
- a CDS encoding NUDIX domain-containing protein has protein sequence MTSTLPVLPEPYSKFALSLIAVGALITDPDGRVLMVRPHHNPHWTFVGGMVDVGEAPHEGCAREIREEIGLELAVGAPLVTDWAPPTGQRPLPITYFVFDCGTVESSVDLVIQAEEIAEWAFLSPEEAANRLAPNVSGRLPAALAARSDGRSTYLPGSGL, from the coding sequence ATGACCTCTACCCTCCCGGTACTGCCGGAGCCCTATTCGAAATTCGCACTGAGCCTGATCGCCGTCGGCGCGTTGATCACGGACCCGGACGGTCGGGTGCTGATGGTGCGTCCACACCATAATCCGCATTGGACATTCGTTGGTGGCATGGTCGACGTCGGCGAGGCGCCCCACGAGGGATGTGCTCGGGAGATCCGGGAGGAGATCGGCCTGGAACTCGCGGTGGGGGCGCCGCTGGTCACCGACTGGGCGCCACCCACCGGTCAACGGCCGCTGCCGATCACCTACTTCGTCTTCGACTGCGGCACTGTGGAGTCGTCGGTCGACCTCGTGATCCAGGCCGAGGAAATCGCTGAATGGGCATTCCTCTCACCCGAGGAAGCCGCGAATCGCCTGGCTCCCAACGTGTCCGGGAGATTGCCCGCGGCATTGGCGGCGCGATCCGATGGGCGATCGACTTATCTACCCGGTTCAGGTCTGTAG
- a CDS encoding dihydrofolate reductase family protein gives MRKLVSYTMVSLDGYHEGPNGELDWANVDAEYFEFANQQDASIDTLLFGRAGYEHMAAFWSVTQDSDPGITAFMNETPKVVVSQTLTEARWRNSTLVNGDLGEMVRELKSRPGGEIALFGSVKLTTSLLEMGLVDELRVMVNPVLLGDGVSLFASLNRRMRLELCRTTTFRSGNVLLTYRPLED, from the coding sequence ATGCGCAAGCTTGTCTCTTACACGATGGTCAGCCTCGATGGCTACCACGAAGGGCCGAATGGGGAACTCGACTGGGCCAACGTGGATGCGGAGTACTTCGAGTTCGCCAACCAACAGGACGCCTCGATCGACACGCTTCTGTTCGGGCGGGCCGGGTACGAACACATGGCGGCGTTCTGGTCGGTCACCCAAGACAGCGATCCCGGCATCACCGCCTTCATGAACGAGACGCCGAAGGTCGTCGTGTCCCAGACGCTCACCGAGGCGCGGTGGCGCAACTCAACCCTGGTCAACGGTGATCTCGGTGAGATGGTTCGTGAGCTGAAAAGCCGACCGGGCGGGGAGATCGCGCTGTTCGGCAGCGTGAAGCTCACGACCAGCCTGTTGGAGATGGGCCTCGTCGACGAGTTGCGGGTGATGGTGAACCCGGTCCTGTTGGGCGACGGCGTCTCCCTTTTCGCCTCGCTGAACCGACGCATGAGACTCGAACTGTGCCGGACGACGACCTTCCGATCCGGCAACGTTCTGCTTACCTATCGGCCGCTCGAGGACTGA
- a CDS encoding MBL fold metallo-hydrolase, producing the protein MLTQVAEGVWVHQSELLQNNTVVVQGRTGVLLIDPGITGDEMACLANDLRELGLPVVAGFATHPDWDHALWHPDLGEAPRYGTAKCEAYLRDLLAAPDWKDRVAEMLPPEISEETPLELFGLITGLPADSTQIPWDGPKVRIIEHPAHASGHAALLIEERKVLAAGDMLSDVLVPMPDLDAPLDDYLIGLRALESVVDNVDVVVPGHGSVGGAGQVRARIDLDRAYIHALRDGETPDDPRIGASAKPGWEWVSGIYEAQARHLAGGHDDSSK; encoded by the coding sequence ATGCTGACACAGGTTGCCGAAGGCGTCTGGGTCCACCAAAGCGAACTGCTGCAAAACAACACGGTCGTCGTACAGGGCCGGACCGGCGTCTTGCTGATCGACCCGGGAATCACCGGCGATGAGATGGCCTGCCTCGCCAACGACCTCCGGGAGTTGGGTCTGCCCGTCGTGGCGGGTTTCGCGACGCACCCCGATTGGGACCACGCACTCTGGCACCCCGACCTCGGCGAGGCGCCTCGCTACGGCACGGCCAAATGCGAGGCATATCTGCGCGACCTGCTGGCGGCCCCCGACTGGAAGGACCGCGTGGCAGAGATGCTGCCGCCCGAAATCTCCGAGGAGACCCCGCTGGAACTGTTCGGGCTCATCACCGGTCTGCCAGCCGACAGTACGCAGATCCCTTGGGACGGACCGAAAGTCCGGATCATTGAGCATCCGGCACACGCCTCGGGCCATGCCGCGCTGTTGATCGAGGAACGCAAAGTTCTCGCCGCCGGCGACATGCTCTCCGACGTCCTGGTGCCGATGCCCGACTTGGACGCTCCGCTTGACGACTACCTCATCGGACTGCGGGCGCTGGAGAGCGTGGTGGACAACGTCGATGTCGTCGTCCCCGGTCACGGATCCGTCGGCGGAGCCGGCCAGGTGCGCGCACGTATCGACCTGGATCGCGCGTACATCCACGCCCTGCGTGACGGCGAGACTCCCGATGACCCGCGCATCGGTGCATCGGCGAAGCCGGGTTGGGAATGGGTGAGCGGAATATACGAGGCCCAGGCCCGCCACCTCGCCGGCGGCCACGACGACTCGTCCAAGTAA